In Pseudomonas nunensis, a single window of DNA contains:
- the wecB gene encoding non-hydrolyzing UDP-N-acetylglucosamine 2-epimerase, translating into MARHHPRIKILSIFGTRPEAIKMAPLVKALAAEPGIHSQICITGQHQSMLKQVLDLFDLQADYTLDVMTPHQTLNSLTAALYAAIDPVLEQTCPDRVLVHGDTTSAMVAAMASFHRRIPVGHVEAGLRTGDIYSPWPEEMNRRCIDLGADMLFAPTDESRQNLLDERLQGRTFVTGNTVIDALQMTARRIEQDADLRASLDRQFSFLRADRKVLLVTGHRRENFGEGFLDICKALSHLAQRADIQIVYPVHLNPNVIGPVTEQLGGLPNVHLIKPLDYLAFVRLMQRAHVILTDSGGVQEEAPSLGKPVLVMRDVTERPEAVAAGTVRLVGTAPDSIIAGVNALFDDDLLWRRCSQAANPYGDGQASARIVDALMGRPVDEFLVARLPLPKFLHYPSTVSVTEKRQPAFTSQ; encoded by the coding sequence ATCGCTCGTCATCATCCAAGGATTAAAATCCTTTCGATCTTCGGTACCCGCCCAGAAGCCATCAAGATGGCGCCTTTGGTCAAAGCCCTTGCTGCAGAACCTGGCATTCATTCGCAGATCTGCATCACGGGCCAACATCAAAGCATGCTTAAGCAGGTGCTGGATCTGTTTGACCTCCAGGCCGATTACACCCTTGATGTGATGACGCCGCACCAGACGCTCAACTCGCTGACGGCGGCGCTCTACGCGGCGATTGATCCGGTGCTGGAACAGACCTGCCCGGACCGTGTGCTGGTGCATGGCGACACCACCTCGGCCATGGTCGCCGCAATGGCCTCGTTCCATCGGCGCATCCCGGTCGGCCATGTCGAAGCCGGGCTGCGCACCGGAGATATCTACAGCCCGTGGCCGGAAGAAATGAACCGGCGCTGCATCGACCTCGGTGCGGACATGCTGTTCGCGCCGACCGATGAATCGCGGCAGAACCTGCTCGACGAACGCCTGCAGGGTCGCACCTTCGTCACCGGCAACACGGTGATCGACGCGCTGCAAATGACCGCCCGGCGCATCGAGCAGGACGCTGATTTGCGCGCCAGCCTGGACCGCCAATTCTCGTTTCTGCGAGCCGATCGCAAGGTGCTGCTGGTGACAGGGCATCGTCGGGAAAACTTCGGCGAAGGCTTCCTCGACATCTGCAAGGCCCTGAGCCATCTGGCGCAACGCGCGGACATCCAGATCGTCTACCCGGTGCACTTGAACCCGAATGTCATCGGCCCGGTCACCGAGCAACTGGGCGGTCTGCCCAACGTGCACTTGATCAAGCCGCTGGACTACCTGGCGTTTGTGCGCCTGATGCAGCGGGCTCATGTGATCCTCACCGACTCCGGTGGCGTGCAGGAAGAAGCGCCGTCCCTGGGCAAACCGGTGTTGGTGATGCGCGATGTCACCGAGCGCCCGGAAGCGGTCGCGGCGGGCACTGTGCGCCTGGTCGGTACCGCGCCGGACTCGATCATCGCCGGGGTCAACGCGCTGTTCGATGACGACCTGCTGTGGCGTCGTTGTTCCCAGGCGGCCAACCCGTATGGCGACGGCCAGGCCAGTGCACGCATCGTCGATGCACTCATGGGTCGTCCGGTCGATGAATTCCTCGTGGCGCGACTGCCATTGCCCAAGTTTCTGCATTACCCGTCGACGGTGTCTGTGACCGAAAAAAGACAACCGGCTTTCACCTCTCAATAA
- a CDS encoding aminotransferase, whose translation MPISKPAVLTPAEQANLTRADKAHYMHGYHVFDDHAEQGALNIVAGEGAYIYDADGNRFLDAVGGMWCTNIGLGREEMADAIADQVRQLAYSNPFSDMANSVAIRLCEKLASLAPGDLDHVFLTTGGSTAVDTSYRLIQYYQNCRGKPEKKHVIARHGAYHGSTCLTMSIGNKAADRVPEFDYAHDKIHHVSSPNPYRAPEGMDEAQLLEFLIGEFEDKILSIGADKVAAFYAEPIMGSGGVIIPPEGYLRRMWEVCQKYDILFVADEVVTSFGRLGKFFSSLDVFGVQPDIITTAKGLTSAYLPLGACIFSQRIWDVISEPGQGRCFTHGFTYSGHPVCCTAALKNIEIIERENLLAHVDDVGAYFEQRLKTLEGLPLVGDVRCKKLMACVEFVEDKRTKKLFPEALNIGEKIHLRAQYKGLLVRPIVHLNVMSPPLTISHAQVDEIVETLRECILEVAVELQCSGDYAGQ comes from the coding sequence ATGCCGATTTCAAAACCAGCCGTTTTGACCCCTGCCGAGCAGGCCAATCTGACCCGTGCGGACAAGGCGCATTACATGCACGGCTACCACGTGTTCGATGACCACGCGGAGCAGGGCGCGCTGAACATTGTGGCCGGTGAAGGCGCTTACATCTACGACGCCGACGGCAACCGATTCCTCGATGCAGTGGGCGGCATGTGGTGCACCAATATCGGCCTGGGTCGTGAAGAAATGGCTGACGCCATCGCTGACCAGGTGCGTCAATTGGCCTATTCGAATCCCTTCTCCGACATGGCGAATAGCGTCGCCATCCGCTTGTGCGAGAAACTTGCGAGCCTGGCGCCGGGGGATCTGGATCATGTGTTCCTGACCACCGGCGGTTCGACGGCGGTGGACACCAGCTACCGGTTGATTCAGTACTATCAGAACTGCCGGGGCAAACCCGAGAAAAAGCATGTAATCGCCCGGCATGGCGCCTATCACGGCTCCACTTGCCTGACGATGTCGATTGGCAACAAGGCCGCGGACCGGGTCCCGGAGTTCGATTATGCCCACGATAAAATCCATCACGTTTCCAGCCCCAATCCTTACCGGGCTCCGGAGGGCATGGATGAAGCGCAACTGCTGGAGTTCCTGATCGGCGAGTTCGAAGACAAGATCCTGAGCATCGGTGCGGACAAGGTTGCCGCGTTCTACGCCGAGCCGATCATGGGCTCGGGCGGCGTGATCATTCCACCAGAAGGTTATCTGCGGCGGATGTGGGAGGTGTGCCAGAAGTACGACATTCTGTTTGTCGCGGATGAAGTGGTGACGTCCTTCGGGCGCCTGGGCAAGTTCTTTTCCTCCCTCGATGTGTTCGGTGTGCAACCCGACATCATCACCACCGCCAAAGGCCTGACTTCTGCTTATCTGCCGCTGGGCGCCTGCATCTTTTCCCAACGCATCTGGGACGTGATCAGCGAGCCGGGCCAGGGGCGCTGTTTCACCCACGGCTTTACCTACAGCGGTCATCCGGTGTGCTGCACGGCGGCGCTGAAGAACATCGAAATCATCGAGCGGGAGAACCTGCTGGCGCATGTGGATGATGTGGGCGCGTACTTTGAGCAGCGCCTGAAGACCCTGGAAGGCTTGCCGCTGGTGGGGGACGTGCGCTGCAAGAAATTGATGGCTTGCGTTGAATTCGTCGAAGACAAACGCACGAAAAAGCTGTTTCCGGAGGCGTTGAACATCGGCGAGAAAATCCATCTGCGCGCCCAGTACAAAGGCTTGCTGGTGCGGCCGATCGTGCACCTCAATGTGATGTCGCCGCCGCTGACGATCAGCCATGCGCAGGTCGATGAGATCGTCGAGACGCTGCGCGAATGCATCCTCGAAGTCGCCGTTGAGCTGCAATGCAGCGGTGATTACGCCGGGCAATGA
- a CDS encoding helix-turn-helix transcriptional regulator: MNSSAPPHSITLALHALHQWHVELERAFQHGAEPDALRHLVVALTALAPVESVMISLERKDCPPRLLYQQGIPEQHLDAILNRYFSVGYLLDPFCLAVDSGLAQGFYSLAEIAPDDFFDSDYYKTYYLNLGCTEDSYYIVNLDDHSKISVSLFQGMGASSLSADQLDVLRAVEPMVRLFIRRCGYIDQQRDSIMTPAASTAVNQRIQVAMAQFGCDVLTERERESAHMVLRGHSIKSAAREMGISPETVRMHRKNLYLKLGINSQSELFALFIEWLQKA; the protein is encoded by the coding sequence ATGAACTCATCGGCCCCCCCTCATTCGATCACCCTGGCACTGCATGCGCTGCACCAATGGCATGTGGAACTCGAGCGCGCGTTCCAGCATGGCGCCGAGCCCGATGCGCTGCGGCATTTGGTGGTGGCGCTGACGGCGCTGGCGCCGGTCGAGTCGGTGATGATCAGCCTGGAGCGCAAGGACTGTCCGCCCAGGTTGCTGTATCAGCAAGGCATTCCCGAGCAGCACCTGGACGCGATCCTCAATCGCTACTTCTCGGTGGGCTACTTGCTCGATCCTTTCTGCCTGGCGGTGGACAGTGGCCTGGCCCAAGGCTTTTATTCGCTGGCCGAAATCGCCCCAGATGACTTTTTCGACAGCGATTACTACAAGACCTATTACCTGAACCTGGGCTGCACCGAAGACAGCTATTACATCGTCAACCTGGACGACCACAGCAAGATTTCCGTCAGTCTGTTCCAGGGCATGGGCGCCAGCAGCTTGAGCGCCGACCAACTAGATGTGCTGCGGGCCGTCGAGCCGATGGTGCGGTTGTTCATCCGCCGGTGCGGCTACATTGACCAGCAGCGCGATTCAATCATGACGCCAGCGGCGTCGACGGCAGTCAATCAGCGCATCCAGGTGGCGATGGCGCAGTTCGGCTGTGACGTGCTGACCGAGCGCGAACGCGAGAGTGCGCACATGGTCTTGCGCGGGCACTCGATCAAATCCGCCGCTCGGGAAATGGGCATCTCCCCCGAGACCGTGCGCATGCACCGGAAAAACCTGTATTTGAAGCTGGGCATCAACTCGCAGTCGGAGTTGTTTGCGCTGTTTATCGAGTGGTTGCAGAAAGCTTAG